The genomic interval atatatctaggaatttttttctggagctgttgcgggcagtgtggggtcagttcagtttcagatagttccttgatccggcttatgcttctcaagatctataggccccttccaatgtagtcagtgctaactacaaggttttaatctgttgcacctgtcacttccaaagcagttccctctgtttattttagcttcttctgtttgctggtctcttcagtgtctaatttctgccctgaaacaagagggagaaggtggtaacttatttaggctcacttgttcagtcatgctgtggggagggaggaacactgcagacaaatatcactggcgtgtggGGGGAGTGCCCCCAGTGTCTCAGCTGCACTGATGTTGCTCCGCTCACGGCGTGTGTGCCTTcatggtctacactgctcaggctcaaggttgctctgccagggaactgtctgaggtgggccctgggttgcgtgcacttcccaggtctaagccactcaggttcagtttCTTGggactccacaaaggcacagtcTTGGTTGGGCCTGccttttgtgcccttcccaggtccaagcagctcaggtgaccgggtgcttggtgagtgcagtctccccaggtggggagtgcatcttatcacctccccagcCACAGccgctcagtttcctgggtggcaGCAGGCACACCCGTCTCAagtgtgccgtgtgtctcttctggggagctggtcTCTGGCTGCAAACCTCCCAGCAGATGTCAACTCttcagaatcccaagaagtcttggttagcgaCTGGgaacctgcttgcagtttggtagaggatgcctctctggggccgagCTCTGGCTGTCCCCTGCCTGCTTCCCTGTCTCCAGCAGAGGATGGGccagtctgcagctggctagctctcctttggtatttgctcagtcctttgttctgtgagcaggcctggcagtgcCTTAAGTTAGGGCTTTTCCCaggatagttctctctctctctctctctctctctctctctctctctctggctatcccacagtttgggttgctatctcatgttagttcCCTTAGATTGCTCTCAgagcattcaggcctggtccttaccataagcaatgcagcccgcgcctccctgttcagccccggCTTGCTGGTGGCAGATGTGAGCAAtgggagttgcagttaggcacataatctgtgggtttcatttatttatttttcctcctggttatgttgcctctacacacagacatcaccagatggtcaacaccgaaatcagattgattatattctttgcagccaaagatggagaacctctatatagtcagcaaaaacaagaccaggagctgactgtggctcagatcagctCCTTATTGATGAACTCCTTGttgtgaactctttattgccaaattcagacttaaattgaagaaagcagggaaaaccactagatcattcaggtatgacctaaatcaaatcccttatgattatatagtggaagtgagaaatagatttaagggactagatctgatagacagagtgcctgatgaactatggacggaggtttgtgacattgtacaggagacagggatcaagaccatccccatggaaaagaaatgcaaaaaagcaaaatggctgtctggggaggccttataaatagctgtgaaaagaagagaagggaaaagcaaaggagaaaaagaaagatataagcatctgaatgcagagttccaaagaatagcaaggagagataagaaagccttcctcagcgatcaatgcaaagaaatagaggaaaacaacagaatgggaaagaccagacacctcttcaagaaaattagagataacaagggaacacttcatgcaaagatgggctcaataaaggacagaaattgtatggaccttacagaagcagaagatattaagaagaggtggcaaaaatacacaaagaactgtacaaaaaagatcttcatgaccaagataatcatgacggtgtgatcactcacctagagccatatatCCTGGAAtgtaagtcaagtgggccttagaaaccatccctacgaacaaagctagtggaggtgatggaattccagttgagctatttcaaatcctgaaagatgatgctgtgaaagtgctgcactcaatatgccagcaaatatggaaaactcagcagtggccacaggactggaaaaggtcagttttcattccaatcccaaagaaaggcaatgtcaaagaatgctcaaactattgcacaattgtactcatctcacatgctagtaaagtaatgctcaaaattctccaagccaggctttagaagtacaagaaccatgaacttccagatgtttaagctggttttagaaaaggcagaggaaccagagatcaaattgccagcatccgctggatcattgaaaaagcaagagagttccagaaaaacatctatttctgctttattgactatgccaaagcctttgactgtgtggatcacaatcaactgtggaaaattctgaaagagatgggaataccagaccacctgacctgcctcttgagaaacctatatgcaagtcaggaagcaacagttagaactggacatggaacaacagactgattccaaataggaaaaggagtacgtcaaggctgtgtattgtcaccctgcttatttaacttatatgcagagtacatcatgagaaacgctggaccggaagaaacacaagctggcatcaagattgccgggagaaatatcaataacatcagatatgcagatgataccacccttatggcagaaagtgaacaggaactaaaaagcctcttgaggaaagtgaaagtggagagtgaaaaagttgacctaaagctcaacattcagaaaatgaagatcatggcatctggtcccatcacttcatgggaaatagatggggaaacagtggaaacagtgagaaactttatttttggggctccgaaattactgcagatggtgattgcagccatgaaattcaaagacgcttactccttggaaggaaagttatgaccaacctagatagcatattcagaagcagagacattactttgccgactaaggtctgtctagtcaaggctatggtttttccagtggtcatgtatggatgtgagagttggactgtgaagaaagctgagcactgaggaattgatgcttttgaactgtggtgttggagaagactcttgagagtcccttggactgcaaggagatccaaccagtccatcctaaaggagaccagtcctgggtgttcatttggaaggactgatgctaaagcctgaaactccaatactttgtccacctcatgcgaagagttgactcattggaaaagactctgatgctgggagggattgggggcaggaggagaaggggacgacagaggacaagatggctggatgacaccaccgactcgatggacatgagtttgggtaaactctgggagttggtgatggacagggaggcttggcatgctgcgattcatgggcgcagagttggacacgattgagtgactgaactgaactgatgttgccCTCTGgaattccaaaactccccacagacccgctggtgagagtgtttcctggtgtttggaaacttctcttttaaaacTCCCTTCCCCGGATGGATTTCCacccctacctcttttgtctctcttttcatcttttatattttgtcctgcctccttttgaagacaacgggctgcctttctgggtgcctgatgtcctctgccagcattcagaagtttttttatggaatttgctcagtgttcaaatgttctcttgatgaatttgttggggagaaagtggtcttcccatcctattcctccaccatcttaggactgcccccacCTCCGCGCATTTTGAAAACGATGGCCCAGCAGCTGTGAAGTCTCAGTCAAAGTCAGACATCAGTTCCCCCAAGTCCTGCTTCTGGTTCTAGGGCTTCCCTCAGCTATGTCGTCATTGTGTCCAGGAACCCCGAGGCttcaagagacctgagttcttCAGCACGTACATGGCAAGTGAATAAATGCATGCATGCAAtcactgttgcaaaagttctagggccacaacagatttcccaacctggtgATACAACaaaaggactgagaacccccagtgAAAtggactcttggagggcacaaacaaagccttgtgtgtactaggacccaggagaaaggagcaggctgagccagacttgcctgtgagggCCCAGGAGTCTCCAGGAGAGGCATGGGTCAAACAGCGGCCTGCCACGGAATCAGGGGCACTGActacaacagtcctgggagccGAAGCATGCTCAAATAAGTTCTTTTGAGGGAAGTCACCATTACctccattacccctaccatagtttgacctcaggccaaactacagggagggaacacagctctatccagcagcagaaaattggatttaaGATATATTGAGTATGGCCTTgaccaccagagcaagacccagttttacccacagccagtccctcccaccaggaagtTTCCACAAACCTGTTATTCTCatccttcagagggcagacagaaggaaaaccacaatcacagaaaactaagcaaactGATAAcatggatcacaaccttgtctaactcaatgaaactatgagctgtgctgtgtagggccacccaagacagatgggtcatggtggagagtttggacaaaacgtggtccactggagaagagaacggcaaacCATTTcatcattcttgccttgagaacccatgaacagtatgaaaaggcaaaaagataggacactgaaagactaactccccagatcagtaggtgcccaatatggctactggagaagagtgaagaaatagctccagaaagaatgaagaggctgagccaaagcagaaacaacaccccGTTGTGGATGTCTCCAGTCATATAGGTGAAGTCTgaggctgtaaagaacaatattgcctaggaacctggaatgttaggtccatgaatcaaggcaaattggaagtggtcaaacaggagatggcaagagtgaacattgacattttaggaatcagtgaactaaaatggactggaatggatgaatttaactcagatgaccattatatctcctaatgtgggcaagaatctcttagaagaaatggagtagccctcatagtcagcactagagtccgaaatgcagtacttgggtgcaatctcaaaaaggacagaatgatctctgttcatttcccagGCAAACGATTCAGTGTcatagtaattcaagtctatcccccaaccactaatgccaaagaagctaaagttgactggttctatgaagacctatatgaccttctagaactaacagccaaaaaagatgtccttttcatcataagggactggaatgcaagagtaggaagtcaagagatacctgaagtaacaggcaagtttggcattggagtacaaaatgaagcagggcaaaggctaacagagttttgccaagagaatgaactggtcatagcaaatacccttttctaacaacccaagagatgactctacacaaggacatcaccagatggtcaatactgaaatcatgttgattatattctttgcagcagaagatggagaagctctatacagtcagcaaaaacaagacctggagccgactatggctcagatcatgaacttcttatggcaaaattcagacttagattgaagaaagtagggaaaaccactaggccattcaggtattgacctaaatcaaatcccttatgattacatagTGGAAGTAGCAAATaaagtcaagggattagatctgatagagtgcctgaagaactatggatagaggttcatgacattggacaggaggtggtgatcaaaaccatccctgagaaagagaaatgcaaaaaggcaaaatggttgtctgaggagaccttacaaatagctgacaaaagaagagaagccagaggcaagggagataaggaaagatatacccatctgaatgcagagttccaaagaatagcatggagagttaagaaagccttcctaagtaaacaatgcaaagaaatagaggaaaacaatagaatgggaaagaccagacacctcttcaagaaaattagataccaagggaacatttcatgcaaagatgggcacaataaaggacagaaatggtatggacctaacagaagcagaagatattaagaagaggtggcaaggatacacagaagaactatacacaaaagatcttcatgacccagataaccacgatggtgtgatcactcacctagacccagacatcttggagtgggaagtcaagtgggtcttaggaagcatcactatgaacaaagctagtggaactgatggaattccagctgagctatgtcaaatcctaaaagatgatgctgttaaagtgctgcactcaatatgccagcaaatacggaaaactcagcagtggccacaggactggaaaaggtcagttttcattccaatcccaaagaagggcaatgccaaagaatgttgaaactactgcacacttgcactcatttcacacgctagtaaagtaatgctcaaaattctcgatgccgggcttcaacagtatgtgaaccaagaacttgcagatgtacaagctggatttagaaaaggcagaagaatcagagatcaaattgccaacatccattggatcatagaaaaagcaaggggattccagaaaaacatctatttctgctttattgactatgctaaagcctttgattgtgtggatcacaacaaactgtggaaaattcttaaagagttgggaataccagaccaccttacctgcctcctgcaaaacctatatgcaggtcaagcagcaacagttagaactggacatggaacaatggactggttccaaattgggaaaggagtatgtcaaggctatctattgtcatcctgcttatttagcttctatgcagagtacatcatgcgaaatgttgggctggatgaagtacaagctggaattaagattgccgggagaaatattaataacctcagatatgcagatgataacacccttatggcagaaaacgaagaggaactgaagagcctcttgatgaaagttaaatggagagtaaaaaagctggcttaaaattcaacattcataaaactaagatcatggcatctggtcccatcacttcatggcaaatagatggggaaacagtggaaacagtgagtgagagactttattttcttgggctccaaaatcactgcagatgatgactgcagccatgaaattaaaagacgcttgctctttggaagaaaagctgtgacaaacctagagagtgtattaaaaagcagagacatcactttgccaacaaaagtccatctagtcaaagctatggtttttccagtagtcgtatggatgtgagaattggaccataaagaaagctgagcattgaagaattgatgcttttgaactgtgatgttagagaagactcttgagagtcccttggactgcaaggagatcaaatcagccaattctaaaggaaatcaaccctgaatgttcattggaaggactgatgctgaagctgaaaactccaaaactttggctacctgatgcaaagagctgaatcagaaaagattctgatgctgggaaaggctgaagacaggaggagaaggggatgacaggatgagatggtgggtagcatcagtgactcaatggacatgagtttgagcaagcttcgggagatcgtgaaggacagagaagcctggagtgctgcagtccatggggtcacagagtcagacacgactgaccaattgaataacaacaataatcaGAGAATGAAGGCATTCAGAGTGAATGATGCATTAGAGGGGGAGAGACCTGTGACCAAGTATGAGGTCGTGGGTACCTTTGAATGCAGATTTAGCAAATGGAAAGGAAAGATTCTGTGCTTGGACGTGGGGTCATGTAGAATGTTCCTGTGCTCAGATATGAGGATCAGGGGATTGAACTACAAATCAGCACAAGCTTAGAGAAGAAGGAGTTTGATATGTGCATGCTGTGAATTCATATACATGAACTGGCAGAGATTTCTTGGTGCCTGTCCTTTGCTATGAGGCTTAGAGGAACAAAAATCATACCCTTTTCTCAGGTAGGAAGGATGTGGGAAGAAGAGGTCAGAATGGAGCATAAATGGGACTGGAAGTAAGGTAAAGATTCATGGGATTTCAGAGTTCTGTTTTGGCCTAAGATATAGGAAGCtagaaacacttttaaaatagCACCAAAATCATGGACCAGAgagaaatttaacaaaatatgtgaAAGATTTGTATGCTGAAAACCATAAAACATTGGTGACAGAAACCATAGAGGAAGTAACTAAATGGTGAGCTAGAATGTGTCCATGGATTGAAAGACTCAGTAGTGTTAAGAtgtctgttgtttagttgctaagtcatgtctgactcttgcaaccccatgcattgtagcctgtcaggctcctctgtccatgcgatttggggggcaataatactggagtgggtagccatttccttctgcaggggatcttcccaacccagggattgaacctgcatctcctgcattgcagttggatggattctttaccgctgagccaccaggaagtccattaagatgtctgctgctgctgctgctgctgctgctgctgctgctgctgctgctaagtcgcttcagtcgtgtccaactctgtgcgaccccatagacggcagcccaccaggctcccccgtccctgggattctccaggcaagaacactggagtgggttgccatttccttcttcctcccaaATTAAGCTATAGAGTCAATGAAATCCCATCAAAAGCCTGATAGGCTTTGGGGAGAGTGGAGGGGGTAGAAATTGACAGGGAGATTCTAAAATATACATTCCAAAGCAAAGTTACTAAAGCAGTTAAAACCATTTTGAGAAGGAACAATGTAGTTGGATTACATCACCTGATTTTAAGACTTGTTATAAAGTTACAAtgaatatgacccagcaatcccactagggcatatactctgagaaaaccataattcaaaagacaCATAATTCAAAAAGTACCCCAATGtgcacagcagcactatttacagtagccaggacatggaagcaacctaaatgtccattgacagatgaatggataaagaagatgtggtatctatacacaatggaatattactcagccataaaaaggaatgaaattgagtcatctgtagtgatgtggatggacctagagcctgtcatatGGAGTGAagtgtcagaaagagagaaacaaatattgcatattaaatgcatatgtatggaatctagaaaaatggtattgatgaacctatttgcagggcaggaatagagatataAATGTAGAGATGTGGactaagagagagaaggagagggtggaatgaattgggaaAATAGCACCGACATATATCCACTACCctgtgtgaaatagacagctagtgggaagctgctgtagagctcagggagcccagctcagtgctctgtgatgacctggagggtcggcactgggggcaggggtgggagggaggctcaagagggaggggatgtatgtgtacatagcgctgactcactttgttagtacagcagaaacacaacaccgtaaagcaattgtactccaataaaaaaaaagtaaagcccCAATGAGTAGTCAAGGTGGGGTGTGATTGGTAAAAGATCAACACACAGATCAAAGGAACAGAATGGACAGTCAAGATGGAGACCTACATGTCAAATGACTTTCAATGAAGATACTAAGGCAAATGAGTGGAGAAAGGATAATCTTCTCAACCCATGAGAAGGCTGGTACGGGCTGGCCCGTGAGCTGCCCTCTCAGCGGTCTGGGATCCACAGCACCCCCTGCTGGGCTGCAGCGGTGGCTCCTCCTCTCCCGTCTTCACCTCCCCTGCTCTGCTCCCCCTCCCTGAATCATGAAGCCAGATCCCAGTCCTGACGATTGCTCAACCTCCAGGAGCCAGTTCCTGTGGGCAGTGTCTGGGGAGCCTGACCCTCGTGAAAAGACGAGATCTTGCACAAGGCACCCTGCGTCTGTCCTCCACAAGGGAAGGGTGACATGGAGCTTGTCAGGCTGCTCATCCTGCTCGCTGTCACAGGTAGGAGTCCCTCCCTCCGCTGCtgactctccctccccttccttgaGTATGTGGcaagtgggtgggtggggagcgCTAAGCCACACTCTAAAGACGACTGAAATCCTCCCCTGTCCTGCACCCCCGCTTCCCACTGTGCCCCGTATTCTCCacgctttccctccctccccagtaTCAGCTCTTTATGCTGGTGGAGGCATCAGAGGCTGGTGGATTTGGACACCTAGAAAGAGAAGGAGTTCTGATGGTGGCATCTCAGGCACTAGCTAGTAGTTGGGGGAAGTTTGGGGAGCACTGGTAAGAGTTGGTAACATTTTGAACCACTTGAGCATAAAACTAGTCCCAGAGGAAtagcagggtgggagggagaaaagaaCCCAGCACTGGGAATCTGCATCTTTGGGGTACCCCTCCTGGGCTCTGAAGGTCCTCCTGTCCTCAGCCCTGGGGGCTGAAGGTTCTGTGATTGAGCTGCAGGGATGAGCACCCCAGAATTTTGCACATGACAGCATTTTCTCATTGGGGGATGCCTCTTGCTCCCCCAAGAGGAAAAGTCACATGGTGTGGGGGGGAGACAATGTTCCAGTGAAGCTGGAGTTTCTTAGCTGGAGGTGGAGCAGGGAAAGCTGGGGGATGTTGGTCTGCCTGGAGGCAGATGGACAGGGTGGTATGGGGGATATTGCTTATCAGGTCTCTCTGGTTCCAAAAGGCAGGCCACCAGCTCCCTAATCCTGGCAAGTTTCTGTCACCCATGTGGTTGACAAAGTGATTGAAGAGAAGGGAGGCTGAGGCAGAGGGTGCTGGGTGATTCTCTTTCAGCCCCTGTCCTGGCACCAGACTGGCGCTCCCCCACCCCAAGGAGGGTCCCTAAAATAGCAGCCTCATGTCTCCCCCAAAATAGCTCTGAGATGCATCCCTCCTGAAAGGGGAACAAAGCCACAGAAATAGGGAAGCTGGAAGCTAAAGGTCACAAAGAGGAGAATGTGGGGCTGCTACTGGCGTGGGCAGCTGCAGAGTTAGCAAGCATGGTGGGCATGGGGAGGGAGCGTTCAGCCCCCCGTGGGACCAGCCCCAGGCCTGAGAGGCCACTGGCCTTGCTCTCTTGAGATGGAGGGGGAGAGACGAGGGCATGATCCCCTGTAACAGGAAGAACATGTGTGGACTAGGACCGGCAGGAACTTCAAGACCAAATGTCTCTGGAAATAGGCTCAGAGAGGGTCAATTACTTCTCTAAAGTGGTCCAACAAGTCCAGTGGTGATTAAGCCAGACCCAGACCCAGGACCCAGGGTTCCTGGTTTCCTCACTTCCTATAAACAGACACTTGGGCTTTGCCACCTCTTCCCAGCTTATGTAGACCTGAGTTCCTTAGGGGCAGGACTGCTGTCTCTTCTGTTCAGTGagcatagtaggtgttcagtaaacacATGGTGCAGTGAAGGAACGTCTCCTCCCCAGAGCTGTCCCGAGCGCACAACACCACGGTGTTCCAGGGCACGATGGGCCGGTCCCTGCGGGTCTCCTGCCCCTACAACTCCTTGAAGCACTGGGGGAGACGCAAAGCCTGGTGCCGCCAGCTGGGTGAAGAAGGTCTGTGCCAGCAAGTGGTCAGCACCCACCCCTCGTGGCTGCTGTCCTTCCTGAAGAGGCGCAACGGGAGCACGGCCATCACAGACGACGCCCTGGGGGGCACACTCACCATCACGCTGCGGAATCTTCAAGCCCACGACGCTGGCCTCTACCAGTGCCAGAGCCTCCATGGCAGCGAGGCTGACACCCTCAGGAAGGTCCTGGTGGAGGTGCTGGCTGGTGAGTGGGCGCCTGACTGCACCCCGCCCTGAGGCTGGGGCTCTGAGCACAGGATCGACCACCCTCGGGGCTTTTGGGGGCCCTGGGAGGTCCCACGGTGTGGATTTTGTCCCCCTGCCCAACTGAGGGCCACTGTGGCTGGTTGTGCCGATTGCTGACTGCACGAGGGGGTCGCCATCCAGCCCTGTGCCCCGCTCCAGGCTGCGCCCCCTGGTGGAGGACTGCATCGCTTGCAGGAAGGGTACAGTCCTTCCTTTACAGACACTTAGGAGCTAGCTGTGGTCCTGCTCCCCTCCAAACAGCTTTATCCATCTGGCATCCTGTTGGGATGTGAGCCCTGAGGTGGTCCTTAAGGAGGAGGAGTACATTCACTCATTCCCTCACCCAACCACCCAATGCACCTACCGATGTAGATTAAGCACCAACTTGGTACAGAAAAACAGGCCCAGAAAGGAACACTGCTGTGACCCGGGGCAACTGcttctcctctctgggcctccatttccccatctttaaatggtggtgatggtgttggtGCCGCTGACCCCATATGGCTCCAGTAAGAAACAAGCAACAGAGTTTTACAGTGCTTGGGGGCAGTGACAGCCCTCGGCCCAGTCTCCTGCTGCTAACTGCTTGGGATCGTCATTCCCGGTTTAACTAGGTGAGACAGGGAGTGGTGGGGTCCTTCTCGCCCCTGAGCTTGCACAGGGGTGCCCTCCAGGAAAGCGTTCTGTCTGTGTCCCCTGTGTCCCAAACAAATCTGAGG from Budorcas taxicolor isolate Tak-1 chromosome 11, Takin1.1, whole genome shotgun sequence carries:
- the TREM2 gene encoding triggering receptor expressed on myeloid cells 2, coding for MELVRLLILLAVTELSRAHNTTVFQGTMGRSLRVSCPYNSLKHWGRRKAWCRQLGEEGLCQQVVSTHPSWLLSFLKRRNGSTAITDDALGGTLTITLRNLQAHDAGLYQCQSLHGSEADTLRKVLVEVLADPRDYQDPGDLWIPEGSESFENAQVEHSISRSLSEEESPFPPTSILFLLACIFLSKLLAASALWAAAWHGQKQRPPQASGLDCGHNPGYQLQTLTELRDI